AGTCAAACAAATTGGGGTTTCTTGTTCTGAAAGCTCTCCAATGTTCCACTTCGCTGTAGATATTATTGATAACAAGACTCTTGGCTACAAACAGCAAATCAAGTTTAGAATCGATATCAAAGATCTCATCAAAACGGTCAATGTTTTCGTTCAAAAGGCACAATATCCATAAGtcaaacaacttcaaatctATGAAATCGTTTAGAACCAAAAGCTCAGCGTCTAAATAGGGATGCTTCTGGAAATTTGACTTTGCCACAGTTTCAATAatacttgaaattgttcttATGGTTCTGCTCTGTTTGTCGTCCTCTATCAAGATCGGCAATTGCTTGTCAGGCGAAGCATGGAATGATACTTTCATTATTGAGTTGCAGGATCTGTTCGTACTACTAGTAGTTGGGagtttcaatttgttcttATGGCATAGAATCAAAGCCTGGCCCAACGAAACAGGATCCGAAGGAATGTACTTCCTCTTTCCATCCTGACCTTTGAACTCCACAACGTTGTGAACACCTAAACTGAACGATGCGTTGGTTGAGATTTGACTTTGTTTTTCGTTCTCAAAGTagaacttcttttcctctaTGAATTCATCGTTTCCCGAAGTCGTTTTCGGTATAGCAGGGTAAGTAGTCAATGGGAACGTATCAAATAATTTCTTAACCGACTCGGGAATGTCAAACATTTTAATTACCCATatgtttcttgtttgttgaAAACCTGTGATGCCTTTCGCTATAGAGAATTCAAATACAGTAGACACATACGAGTTCACGTGACCAAATAatactacaacaacaatttctGGATAATCATGGGCAATAATCTAAAATACATATGTAGATATATGGACCGGCGTGATACCGATGAAAATAAATCATGAGAACCGTGAATTTGTCCAACCCAGTAATAAACCAATCCAGGAGCAGAAGTCTGGAAACTATATTTACATAAGctgaagaacaagaattaAACGGGACATTCTAGGGGTGGATCGTATTGAAATCATGGCACGTAGTGGCAGAAGTAGAATCGATGGCAGAATAAGCAATGCAATCGCACTGTAGCAGTGGCAATGAACGTACTAGTACAATTAATAGCACTAGTAGTAATACCGGTATTAATTGTATAGTGATATTTATTTTGCTCAGCAACAGTAGCATTGCTATTAGATATCGTCTTCAGCAATCAAATCAATAGCCATATCGTACCAGGTATCTCCTCCAAACTTACAATCGCTTTCTcccaagttgttgaagccGATTTTCTCGTAAAATGGAATCAACTCTTTGTGTGCTATGATCACTACCTTGTCTCCCAAGTCCTGGTTGGATAACTTCTGGATGTAGTCGTGCAACAACAACGTTCCCAAGTTCTTGCCCTGCCATTCCGGGTCTATCACTACAGAGTGGATGCCTACAGTTCTCGAGCCCTCAAAATGACCTGCGGTGGGGTCTTCTGCCGAGGGCAATTCCATGGCCAGACCGGTGATAACGGACGAGTGGATCTTGGTGGCGATGATGTGCCCTACTAACGTCTCTTTAGTCACAGAAGACTTGGCAGGTAACTCATTGAGATCATCGTCATTGGTTTCTGTGT
This window of the Scheffersomyces stipitis CBS 6054 chromosome 6, complete sequence genome carries:
- a CDS encoding predicted protein, with product MFDIPESVKKLFDTFPLTTYPAIPKTTSGNDEFIEEKKFYFENEKQSQISTNASFSLGVHNVVEFKGQDGKRKYIPSDPVSLGQALILCHKNKLKLPTTSSTNRSCNSIMKVSFHASPDKQLPILIEDDKQSRTIRTISSIIETVAKSNFQKHPYLDAELLVLNDFIDLKLFDLWILCLLNENIDRFDEIFDIDSKLDLSFVAKSLVINNIYSEVEHWRAFRTRNPNLFDYMELLLSTN
- the SNA1 gene encoding aries arylalkylamine N-acetyltransferase (aries arylalkylamine N-acetyltransferase (SNAT)~go_function N-acetyltransferase activity); the protein is MSDFPPNLSIRPLTIEDIDKCVVLENKGFSEFERCTPEKFKYRLRVCPELCSGLFIRDYEYKYNAINLPEVADALSKENSSNDDSNTETNDDDLNELPAKSSVTKETLVGHIIATKIHSSVITGSAMELPSAEDPTAGHFEGSRTVGIHSVVIDPEWQGKNLGTLLLHDYIQKLSNQDLGDKVVIIAHKELIPFYEKIGFNNLGESDCKFGGDTWYDMAIDLIAEDDI